A portion of the Acidisarcina polymorpha genome contains these proteins:
- a CDS encoding VWA domain-containing protein, with translation MIGLRLLAVAQGPPPTPDGPPPSDAQPNNGSFTLKINSDLVLTNVVVRDKKTGEVVRGLTQNDFTILENGKPQKISTFDFESVDQATPLNEATVSGMTGSRGKDALNKPIVVSGGQLRNHRLIVFFFDLTSMQPEDIDRSVEAAKNYVNKQMQPADLVAVVSLNTSLSLDQDFTANKAALLHAVGQYNGSEGQGFAPGATTTTNTVEDSTAYTADETEYNDINTDRELFAISTISKSLAYIGEKKSLLYFSGGISRDGIENQASLRNAVNAAVRANLSIYSVDTRGLQAISPLGDATTGSLRGTGAFNGSALQNNLDSNFNSQEVMSTLSTDTGGKAFFDSNDFAPAFQRLQQDTSAYYTIGFRSSDPRRDGRYRKLTVKINRNDVKLDYRQGYYAPADFKHSTNEDRERELDEELASQLPATDVAVYLQALYFRVDETHFFVPVSIVVPGSQIPFTKGGDRDKATLDIIGVVRDAAGRDIGDARQTVKLAIDQAQQVSRKNIQYSTGFNLPIGKYHLKFVVRENETGKMGSFETDINVPDLRKAPLKLSSVVLASQRIPNTNKKDASPLVRDGLEFVPNLPHVFRQDQHLYFLYEVYDPKHAGTADQGSSDGKTAKPAKGASGSPVRVLTSIEFLNGSTKVYETPLVEAKDINTPSRDAVAFQFDVPLTALKAGLYTCQINVIDDAGGSFSFPRTALLIRDAQPAAPTPGAPAPLTPTPSPAPAPSPTGAQ, from the coding sequence ATGATTGGCCTTCGACTACTTGCGGTCGCGCAGGGACCGCCGCCGACGCCGGATGGACCGCCGCCTTCCGATGCTCAACCCAATAATGGCTCGTTTACGCTCAAGATCAACAGCGACCTGGTGTTAACCAATGTGGTGGTGCGAGACAAGAAGACCGGCGAGGTGGTGCGCGGACTCACGCAAAATGATTTTACGATTCTAGAAAATGGCAAGCCGCAAAAGATCTCGACCTTTGACTTCGAAAGCGTTGATCAGGCAACGCCGCTCAATGAGGCCACCGTAAGCGGGATGACAGGAAGCAGAGGTAAGGACGCCCTGAACAAGCCGATCGTGGTGAGCGGGGGGCAACTCCGCAACCACCGGCTCATCGTCTTCTTCTTCGATCTGACTTCGATGCAGCCGGAGGACATCGACCGCTCTGTCGAAGCGGCGAAGAACTATGTCAACAAGCAGATGCAGCCTGCCGATCTGGTCGCCGTCGTCTCCCTGAACACCAGCCTTTCACTCGATCAAGACTTCACGGCAAACAAAGCCGCGTTGCTCCACGCGGTTGGCCAATATAACGGATCGGAGGGCCAGGGCTTCGCGCCCGGAGCGACCACTACTACAAATACCGTGGAAGACTCCACTGCGTACACCGCGGACGAGACCGAGTACAACGACATCAATACCGATCGTGAACTCTTCGCCATCTCCACGATCTCGAAGTCGCTGGCCTATATCGGGGAGAAAAAATCGCTGCTTTATTTCTCCGGCGGCATCTCGCGCGATGGCATCGAAAACCAGGCGTCTCTGCGGAACGCCGTCAACGCCGCGGTGCGCGCCAACCTCTCCATCTATAGCGTGGACACCAGGGGTCTGCAGGCGATATCTCCCCTCGGCGACGCCACCACTGGAAGCCTGCGCGGCACCGGAGCCTTCAATGGTTCGGCGCTGCAGAACAATCTCGACTCCAACTTCAATTCACAGGAGGTCATGTCGACGCTGTCGACCGATACCGGTGGCAAAGCATTCTTCGATTCGAATGATTTCGCTCCCGCTTTCCAGCGGCTTCAACAAGACACCTCGGCCTACTACACGATCGGCTTCCGCTCCTCGGATCCACGCCGCGATGGCCGCTATCGGAAGCTCACAGTCAAGATCAACCGGAACGACGTAAAGCTCGACTACCGTCAGGGCTACTATGCCCCGGCGGACTTTAAACACTCCACGAATGAAGATCGCGAGCGCGAGCTCGATGAAGAGCTGGCCAGCCAACTGCCCGCGACCGACGTCGCCGTCTATCTTCAGGCTCTTTACTTCAGGGTCGACGAAACCCACTTTTTTGTACCCGTCTCGATCGTGGTGCCCGGTTCCCAGATCCCCTTCACCAAAGGGGGCGATCGGGACAAGGCGACCCTCGACATCATCGGCGTGGTGCGGGATGCAGCCGGACGCGACATCGGCGACGCCCGGCAAACGGTGAAGCTGGCCATCGATCAGGCGCAACAGGTTTCGCGGAAGAACATTCAATATTCAACCGGATTCAACCTGCCCATCGGGAAATACCACCTCAAGTTCGTCGTCCGCGAGAACGAGACTGGGAAGATGGGTTCGTTCGAGACCGACATTAATGTGCCCGATCTCCGCAAAGCCCCACTCAAGCTGAGTTCCGTGGTCCTGGCCAGCCAGCGCATTCCCAACACCAATAAGAAGGACGCCAGTCCCCTGGTGCGCGATGGGTTGGAGTTCGTTCCCAATCTCCCCCATGTCTTCCGCCAGGACCAACACCTCTATTTCCTCTATGAGGTCTACGATCCGAAGCATGCCGGAACGGCGGACCAGGGCTCCTCCGATGGGAAGACGGCGAAGCCGGCCAAGGGAGCTTCCGGCTCGCCGGTGCGGGTCCTCACCAGCATCGAGTTTCTCAATGGCTCGACCAAGGTCTACGAAACACCGCTCGTCGAGGCGAAAGACATTAACACTCCATCCCGGGACGCCGTTGCCTTTCAGTTCGATGTGCCGCTGACCGCGCTCAAGGCAGGGCTTTACACTTGCCAGATCAACGTCATCGACGACGCAGGCGGAAGTTTCAGCTTCCCGCGGACTGCACTGCTGATCCGCGACGCGCAGCCCGCAGCTCCAACTCCAGGAGCACCCGCGCCATTAACTCCAACGCCATCTCCAGCTCCGGCCCCGTCGCCAACGGGCGCGCAATAA
- a CDS encoding TonB-dependent receptor, with product MTNHRVCWLRTVAFLALVCCAAPLQAQFNASLSGTVTDTTGAVIRGASLTLTNTATQAVKTTTSSDAGFYRFSELSPGGYSVAVTATGFQNETSEVSLAGETPRNLDIKLQVGPASQTVTVSANDVSVLNTSNANIGTSLSSADVNRLPIVGRDPYELLRLTPGTVSDAARSGSGSSVSLPNNQSGNQSNSGIFQTENQIQASASGQRVTSNTYLIDGVSVDSLSHGGSAVVTPNPESVAEITTTSSSFDAGDGYKVGLHTRVVSKAGSNDLHGSLFFQYDEPGLNAFQPYGGPSGALPVRVENKQREWAGSIGFPILKNKLFLFSSYEGISNINSGFSEQYVPTPQYLSGLAALRGGGIVSGVLTGPGSAPQVVSVLPISCQNLQAVCTPVGTGADIGSFAGGLGTYLPAYNAATPALANNASGGGLDGIPDVEFAQVRTTSRYRGNQWNGRVDWNLTPSDQLAASVYFVKLSQSSPDASTGAQPLSDLPFKPFNSSGTVVYIHTFNPKLVNEARANYSRYEDNQISDAGTTVDFGIPRFEVQGYTFGRFYDGPIWGSTTPAILAQNTYEFRDQLIQTFGSHTLRYGGLIRWEQDNDNLSGFSRPDYVFQGIWNYANDAPIDESIAANPNSGGPAIGQRYFRDHNLAGFIQHDWKITPNFTLNTGLRWEYFEPLYNKGSRINEPIFGPTYATFLSAAVLAPVNHIFNSNYNNWGPKFGFAWSPEKANNKLVVSGGFGMSYDRLDDGLYLNGFENGPGYAQFGLCCASDTQTPAATHIVFARGATRSAFSYPVNPYLSVGTDPTTGLPNGAGAIEVYGASPHTAQPMIYSFASQIQYELPYQIVATVGYQGTVGHHFPRLVDQNFLYPTCAPTNPDGSCATGSVLSPFNNTYIPTTDVATNYNALNLQLNKRFSHGYNITAFYTYSKSLDQSSNEGPGSLSNQTDPANPVSEYGPSDFDVRHRVTVAGNWDLPKYHNGHGLVGNLVSGWQINGIYQFHTGFPWTPVTGQPTVAVVQSASTLAPTRPLAYFGGAGNSCSNGAYINGTNFPGGGQKYFLIGQSGPPGIGRNSWNGPCYMDTDLSAAKEQIFSVLGHESHFRFQANAYNVFNKTNLQPISAGTNEALIENSLFGVSPGADSGRVIEFFARIDF from the coding sequence ATGACAAATCATCGAGTCTGCTGGCTAAGAACGGTCGCATTTCTGGCGCTTGTTTGCTGCGCCGCGCCTCTACAGGCGCAATTTAACGCCAGCCTGTCAGGCACTGTCACAGATACGACTGGCGCGGTTATTCGAGGCGCCAGCCTGACGCTGACCAACACCGCAACTCAGGCGGTGAAGACGACCACCAGCTCTGACGCAGGATTTTATCGATTCAGCGAATTGAGCCCAGGAGGTTACTCGGTAGCCGTGACCGCTACCGGCTTCCAGAACGAAACGTCAGAGGTGAGCCTGGCCGGCGAGACTCCGCGCAACCTGGACATCAAGCTACAGGTGGGTCCGGCGTCGCAGACGGTGACCGTTTCCGCCAACGACGTCTCGGTCCTCAATACGTCCAACGCGAATATCGGCACGTCCTTATCGTCGGCCGACGTCAACCGGCTTCCTATCGTCGGACGTGATCCCTATGAACTGCTTCGTCTGACGCCCGGAACCGTCTCGGACGCGGCTCGAAGCGGCTCTGGTTCCAGTGTCTCGCTGCCCAACAATCAATCAGGCAATCAGTCGAACTCCGGAATCTTCCAGACTGAAAACCAAATCCAGGCGTCGGCCTCCGGCCAGCGTGTCACTTCAAACACCTATTTGATTGATGGGGTCAGCGTCGACAGCCTCTCGCATGGCGGCTCAGCTGTGGTCACGCCTAATCCTGAGTCGGTTGCCGAAATCACCACTACCTCCAGCAGCTTCGACGCCGGCGACGGCTATAAGGTAGGGCTGCATACCCGGGTCGTTAGCAAAGCGGGGTCGAACGATCTCCACGGAAGTCTCTTCTTCCAGTATGACGAGCCCGGGCTTAACGCCTTTCAGCCATATGGCGGGCCTTCCGGCGCGCTGCCTGTCCGTGTCGAGAATAAGCAACGGGAGTGGGCAGGCAGCATCGGCTTTCCTATTCTGAAGAACAAGCTTTTCCTGTTTAGTTCTTACGAGGGCATCAGCAATATCAACAGCGGCTTTTCGGAGCAGTACGTACCGACGCCTCAATACCTGAGCGGCCTTGCGGCTCTGCGAGGCGGCGGGATCGTCTCCGGCGTTCTGACCGGTCCGGGAAGCGCACCGCAAGTGGTCAGCGTGCTGCCAATATCCTGCCAGAATCTGCAGGCCGTGTGCACCCCTGTGGGGACCGGAGCGGACATCGGCTCCTTCGCTGGTGGACTCGGAACGTATTTGCCTGCCTATAACGCCGCGACTCCCGCATTAGCCAACAACGCCAGCGGCGGAGGACTCGACGGCATACCAGACGTTGAATTCGCGCAGGTCAGAACGACCTCCCGTTATCGCGGGAATCAGTGGAATGGCCGGGTGGACTGGAACCTGACGCCAAGCGATCAACTTGCTGCCAGCGTTTACTTCGTCAAGCTGTCGCAATCGAGTCCGGATGCGTCCACCGGGGCGCAGCCGCTCTCCGACCTTCCCTTCAAACCTTTCAACTCTTCTGGAACGGTGGTGTACATTCACACCTTCAACCCCAAGCTGGTCAACGAGGCCCGCGCCAACTACAGCCGCTACGAAGATAACCAGATCAGCGACGCTGGAACCACGGTCGACTTTGGTATTCCGCGCTTTGAAGTACAAGGGTATACATTCGGTCGGTTCTACGATGGTCCGATCTGGGGATCGACGACTCCAGCTATCCTTGCTCAGAATACGTACGAATTTCGCGACCAGCTCATTCAGACATTCGGCTCGCACACACTGCGTTATGGCGGTTTGATTCGCTGGGAACAAGACAACGACAATCTGAGTGGATTCTCGCGTCCCGACTACGTCTTTCAAGGCATCTGGAATTACGCGAACGATGCCCCTATCGATGAAAGCATCGCAGCCAATCCGAACAGCGGCGGTCCGGCAATCGGACAGCGCTATTTCCGCGATCACAACCTTGCCGGCTTCATTCAGCACGACTGGAAAATCACGCCGAACTTTACCTTGAATACCGGCCTGCGTTGGGAGTATTTCGAGCCGCTCTACAACAAAGGTTCGCGGATCAATGAGCCGATCTTCGGACCCACTTATGCGACGTTTCTGAGTGCCGCTGTGCTTGCCCCGGTCAATCACATCTTCAACTCCAACTACAACAACTGGGGACCCAAATTCGGATTTGCCTGGTCGCCCGAAAAGGCTAACAACAAGCTGGTGGTTAGCGGCGGCTTCGGCATGTCTTACGATCGGCTCGATGACGGACTCTATCTGAACGGCTTCGAAAACGGTCCCGGCTATGCTCAGTTCGGCCTCTGCTGTGCGTCGGACACGCAGACTCCCGCAGCGACCCATATCGTCTTCGCCCGCGGCGCCACCCGATCCGCCTTTAGTTATCCGGTGAACCCTTATCTCTCCGTGGGGACCGATCCAACTACTGGCTTGCCGAACGGAGCAGGCGCCATTGAGGTCTACGGGGCTTCGCCTCATACCGCGCAACCCATGATCTACAGCTTCGCGAGCCAGATCCAGTACGAGCTCCCCTACCAAATCGTCGCGACCGTCGGATACCAAGGAACAGTTGGCCACCATTTCCCGCGGCTGGTCGATCAAAACTTTCTCTATCCCACCTGCGCGCCCACTAATCCCGACGGTTCCTGTGCTACCGGCTCGGTGCTGTCGCCCTTTAATAACACTTACATTCCCACCACCGATGTCGCCACCAACTACAACGCGCTGAACCTGCAGCTCAATAAGAGGTTCAGCCACGGCTATAACATCACTGCGTTCTACACTTACTCGAAGAGCCTGGATCAATCTTCGAACGAAGGCCCGGGAAGCCTGTCGAACCAGACCGATCCGGCCAACCCGGTGTCGGAGTATGGACCCTCCGACTTCGACGTTCGCCATCGGGTTACGGTCGCCGGCAACTGGGATCTGCCCAAGTATCACAACGGCCATGGGCTGGTTGGGAACCTGGTAAGCGGGTGGCAGATCAACGGAATTTACCAGTTCCATACTGGCTTTCCCTGGACACCGGTGACTGGCCAGCCAACGGTGGCTGTGGTCCAGAGCGCTTCAACGCTGGCGCCGACACGGCCACTTGCTTACTTTGGAGGCGCGGGAAACTCCTGCTCCAACGGGGCCTACATCAATGGAACCAACTTCCCTGGCGGCGGCCAGAAGTACTTCCTCATTGGGCAGTCTGGACCTCCGGGGATCGGCCGCAACAGCTGGAATGGCCCGTGTTACATGGACACCGACCTTTCCGCTGCAAAAGAACAGATTTTCAGCGTGCTTGGCCACGAGTCCCACTTCCGGTTTCAGGCGAATGCCTATAACGTCTTCAACAAAACAAACCTGCAGCCGATCTCCGCTGGAACGAACGAGGCGCTTATCGAGAATTCGCTCTTCGGCGTATCTCCAGGAGCCGATTCCGGGCGAGTCATCGAGTTTTTTGCAAGGATCGATTTTTAG
- a CDS encoding DUF5522 domain-containing protein, which translates to MPELPDWALTGEPTIEGEDYYYDGPYMVFTEKYHLKRGYCCGSGCRHCPWKVEQPK; encoded by the coding sequence GTGCCTGAACTTCCCGATTGGGCCTTGACTGGAGAGCCGACCATCGAAGGTGAAGACTATTACTACGACGGACCATACATGGTCTTCACCGAAAAGTATCATCTAAAACGTGGCTATTGCTGCGGCTCTGGCTGCCGGCACTGCCCGTGGAAGGTCGAGCAACCGAAATAG
- a CDS encoding DEAD/DEAH box helicase, with translation MPIASIDRDHSLCSRSAGSGLEWAHPVIQEWFVGRFGTPTEPQEQGWPSILEHRPTLISAPTGSGKTLAAFLICIDRLLRKAIAGNLDAVTEVIYVSPLKALSNDIQKNLDGPLREIQALALERGYLCPGIRTAVRTGDTLAAERRKMLKRPPHILVTTPESLYILLTAEKSRENLRRVETVIVDEIHAVADDKRGAHLALTLERLDALVRGENRLTPGAMIAGRSAAPLRIGLSATQNPIELVAEFLGGEHGREVAIVQVGQRRPMDLLIEIPDDELTSVATNAIWDSIYTRMAELANEHRSTLVFVNTRRMVERLAFALGERLGAENVAAHHGSLSRKLRLEAERKLKAGEIRLLVATASLELGIDIGSIDLVCQVNSPRAIAAAMQRVGRAGHWRGAIPKGRLFVTTRDDLIESAALVRAMRSGDLDRLEIPDKPFDVLMQQIVAACAAEPWEEEALFKVVKRAHSYRSLTRDEFEELLCLLSEGIEASRGRYGAYLLRDRVQGRIQARRGARTIAVSNGGTIPDTALFSVIVQPEGVQIATLDEDFAVESSAGDVILLGNTSWRIQRVESAGRVLVEDAHGQPPNVPFWRGEAPQRTMELSSYVSGLRTEIDERTRDILPGYISQTNRSVAETVTWLKEQCGVDDAGAEQMIGYIVAGRAALGAVPSLTTIIAERFFDEGGGMQLILHAPFGGRINKAWGLALRKRFCRGFNFELQAAATDNGLNISLAEQHSFPLSDVFHFLTDQTVTELLEQASLDSPIFRSRWRWDAGRSLQLLRFQKGKRIAPQVQRTRSDDLLASVFPQVAACQENIQGDREIPNHPLIREVMKDVLTEAMDLEGLKQLLLAMESGAVRCLAVDTTAPSQFAHELLNANPYAFLDDAPLEERRARAVNMRGTVPDSVLGEAGRLDPAAIAAVREEIWPDIRDEHELHDLLCVLVAVPAEMLNDPRTQDWNLLFERLLQHGRAVIGEFNAIEYAIAAERIDQAKSLWPEMKISHEIVVQPDKRQQTVEDVLRKLALGWLNILGPVTSRSLGLRLGLASTEIWKAMVLLESSGTILRGVFEGQATAAVTDEDVEWCERRLLQRIHRRTLGTLRKQIEAVTPALYMQWLLHWQHLAPQTQLAGEQGVLDAIRGLEGFEAPAVEWERSLLPQRVNGYDPRWLDSLCMMGIVGWGRVSPHPAFNSAETGGLANRRIVPTSMAPITFFLREEALWMDLCLQQRQIPEPSLQACLSELAGKLRSCLAERGAMFSGDLVRCLAAPPADLQRALWELVAAGMVTADGFDSLRILIDPRRKSAFAAPAGVKTSRQRSGAGRWSLLCEDAAGNHAEREKQIESACAVLLRRYGIVFRDLLVREETMPRWRDLLGIFRRMEARGEVRGGRFLSGFGGEQFALPEAVESLRELRRKPGSCSEVKVAAADPLNLVDIVVPGKRVPAVPGKTVTFRNGAAVTAEPELDNTKEAEAEANEIAADEIASARLFASQPRPLRQLPLEIAGA, from the coding sequence ATGCCAATTGCTTCAATCGACCGGGATCATAGCCTTTGTTCCCGTTCGGCCGGGTCCGGACTAGAGTGGGCCCATCCAGTCATACAGGAGTGGTTCGTCGGCCGCTTTGGAACACCGACCGAGCCCCAGGAGCAGGGCTGGCCAAGCATCCTTGAGCATCGTCCGACACTGATCTCCGCGCCCACCGGTTCAGGCAAGACGCTGGCGGCCTTCCTGATTTGTATTGATCGCTTGTTGAGGAAAGCGATAGCCGGCAACCTGGATGCCGTGACCGAAGTCATCTATGTTTCGCCGCTCAAGGCGCTCTCAAATGACATTCAAAAGAACCTGGATGGACCGTTGCGAGAGATTCAGGCGCTCGCTCTGGAAAGGGGCTACCTCTGTCCGGGAATTCGTACCGCGGTCCGAACCGGAGACACGCTGGCCGCAGAGCGACGCAAGATGCTCAAGCGACCGCCCCACATCCTCGTTACCACTCCCGAATCGCTGTATATCCTGCTTACCGCCGAGAAGAGCCGGGAGAATCTGCGCCGGGTGGAGACGGTCATCGTCGATGAAATTCATGCTGTCGCCGACGATAAGCGCGGTGCCCACCTGGCGCTGACCCTGGAAAGGCTCGACGCGCTGGTTCGCGGCGAGAATCGGCTGACTCCCGGCGCCATGATCGCAGGCCGCAGCGCGGCTCCGCTGCGAATTGGCCTATCTGCCACACAGAACCCCATTGAATTGGTTGCGGAGTTTCTCGGCGGCGAGCACGGCCGCGAAGTCGCGATCGTGCAAGTCGGACAACGGCGTCCGATGGATCTTCTCATTGAAATACCGGACGACGAATTGACCTCGGTTGCGACCAACGCCATATGGGACTCGATCTATACGCGAATGGCGGAACTCGCCAACGAGCATCGTTCCACACTCGTCTTCGTCAATACTCGAAGGATGGTGGAGCGTCTGGCTTTTGCGCTAGGTGAGCGACTAGGAGCCGAGAATGTCGCGGCCCATCATGGCAGTCTCTCGCGCAAGCTGCGTCTGGAAGCCGAACGGAAACTGAAGGCGGGCGAGATCCGGCTGCTGGTTGCCACCGCATCTCTCGAGCTCGGTATCGACATCGGCAGCATTGATCTCGTCTGCCAGGTGAATTCACCGCGGGCGATCGCTGCAGCGATGCAGCGTGTCGGCCGCGCGGGACACTGGCGCGGAGCTATCCCCAAGGGCCGTCTTTTTGTCACGACGCGCGATGACCTGATCGAATCGGCGGCTCTGGTTCGGGCGATGCGCAGTGGGGACCTGGATCGGCTCGAGATTCCCGATAAACCATTCGATGTACTGATGCAGCAGATTGTTGCCGCTTGTGCAGCCGAGCCTTGGGAAGAAGAAGCGCTGTTTAAGGTGGTCAAGCGAGCTCACTCTTACCGCAGCCTAACCCGCGACGAATTTGAAGAATTGCTTTGTCTGCTCAGCGAGGGCATCGAAGCAAGTCGCGGCCGCTACGGCGCCTACCTGTTGCGCGATCGAGTCCAGGGGCGCATCCAGGCGCGTCGCGGGGCCCGCACCATTGCGGTATCGAATGGTGGCACAATCCCGGATACGGCTTTGTTTTCGGTGATTGTGCAGCCTGAAGGAGTCCAGATCGCCACCCTCGATGAGGACTTTGCCGTCGAGTCGTCGGCGGGAGATGTGATCCTGTTGGGCAATACCAGCTGGCGTATTCAGCGAGTGGAGAGCGCCGGACGCGTGCTGGTAGAGGACGCGCATGGCCAGCCCCCTAATGTTCCTTTCTGGCGTGGTGAAGCACCCCAGCGAACCATGGAGCTCTCGAGCTATGTTTCCGGTCTGCGCACCGAAATCGATGAACGAACCAGAGACATTCTTCCCGGATATATCAGTCAGACAAATCGTTCTGTAGCAGAGACTGTGACTTGGCTCAAGGAGCAGTGCGGCGTAGACGATGCAGGCGCGGAACAGATGATTGGCTACATCGTGGCCGGACGCGCCGCGCTTGGCGCTGTTCCAAGCTTGACCACGATCATCGCCGAACGGTTCTTCGACGAAGGCGGCGGCATGCAGCTCATCCTGCATGCTCCGTTTGGAGGACGAATCAATAAGGCGTGGGGTCTGGCGCTGCGCAAGCGGTTCTGTCGCGGCTTTAATTTTGAGCTGCAGGCGGCAGCAACCGACAATGGGCTCAACATCTCGCTCGCCGAACAGCATAGCTTTCCGCTGAGTGATGTCTTTCATTTTCTTACTGACCAGACGGTAACGGAGCTGCTTGAGCAGGCATCCCTCGACTCACCGATCTTTCGTTCCCGCTGGAGATGGGACGCAGGCCGGAGTTTGCAGTTGTTGCGTTTCCAGAAGGGTAAGAGAATAGCGCCGCAGGTGCAGCGGACGCGGTCCGATGATCTTTTGGCCAGCGTCTTTCCCCAGGTGGCGGCGTGCCAGGAGAACATCCAGGGCGATCGGGAAATCCCCAACCATCCGCTGATTCGCGAAGTTATGAAAGATGTGCTGACCGAAGCAATGGATCTTGAAGGTCTCAAGCAACTGCTGCTTGCCATGGAATCAGGAGCAGTGCGCTGCCTGGCGGTTGACACGACCGCGCCTTCGCAATTCGCTCACGAGCTCTTGAACGCCAATCCCTATGCCTTTCTTGATGACGCCCCGTTGGAGGAGCGCCGGGCTCGCGCAGTCAACATGCGGGGAACGGTCCCCGACTCGGTTTTGGGTGAAGCTGGAAGGCTCGATCCCGCGGCCATCGCCGCCGTGCGCGAAGAAATATGGCCCGACATCCGCGACGAGCACGAGCTTCACGATCTGCTATGCGTCCTGGTCGCGGTTCCGGCCGAGATGCTGAATGACCCGCGGACCCAAGACTGGAACTTGTTGTTTGAGCGCTTGCTGCAACATGGGCGTGCCGTGATTGGCGAGTTTAACGCGATCGAATACGCGATTGCAGCCGAACGCATTGATCAGGCAAAGTCGTTGTGGCCAGAGATGAAGATCTCGCACGAAATCGTTGTCCAACCCGATAAAAGGCAACAAACCGTTGAGGACGTATTACGGAAATTAGCCTTAGGGTGGCTGAACATCCTTGGGCCGGTGACGTCGCGGTCATTAGGCCTTCGCCTTGGACTGGCTTCCACTGAAATCTGGAAGGCAATGGTGCTGCTGGAGTCTAGCGGAACCATTCTGCGGGGAGTCTTTGAAGGACAAGCAACTGCGGCGGTTACAGATGAAGACGTTGAGTGGTGCGAGCGTCGGTTATTGCAGAGAATCCACAGGCGAACTCTGGGAACGCTCCGCAAACAGATTGAAGCCGTCACCCCGGCGTTGTATATGCAATGGCTGCTTCACTGGCAGCATCTTGCGCCACAAACGCAGCTTGCCGGGGAGCAGGGAGTACTAGATGCGATTCGCGGCTTGGAAGGCTTTGAGGCGCCCGCCGTGGAGTGGGAGCGATCACTCCTGCCGCAGCGCGTCAACGGCTATGACCCGCGCTGGCTCGACTCTCTGTGCATGATGGGCATAGTCGGATGGGGACGGGTTTCACCGCACCCGGCATTCAACAGTGCAGAAACGGGCGGCCTCGCCAACCGGCGCATCGTTCCAACCAGCATGGCCCCGATCACGTTCTTTCTTCGGGAAGAGGCATTGTGGATGGATTTGTGCCTGCAACAGCGACAGATCCCGGAACCCTCGCTTCAGGCTTGTCTCAGCGAACTTGCAGGAAAGCTCAGATCTTGTCTCGCCGAGCGGGGAGCGATGTTCTCCGGAGATCTGGTTCGCTGTCTGGCCGCGCCACCCGCTGATCTTCAACGGGCTCTATGGGAGTTGGTCGCCGCGGGAATGGTGACTGCCGACGGATTCGATAGCCTGCGCATCCTCATCGATCCCAGACGAAAGTCTGCGTTTGCGGCGCCGGCAGGCGTGAAAACGTCACGCCAACGAAGTGGCGCCGGCCGCTGGAGCCTGCTCTGCGAGGATGCAGCGGGAAACCATGCCGAGCGCGAAAAACAGATCGAATCAGCATGTGCCGTGTTGCTGCGCCGCTATGGGATCGTCTTCCGCGACCTGCTCGTTCGCGAAGAAACCATGCCCAGGTGGCGCGATCTGCTGGGGATTTTTCGCCGTATGGAAGCACGAGGCGAAGTACGAGGCGGTCGTTTCCTGTCAGGTTTTGGCGGCGAACAGTTCGCATTGCCTGAGGCAGTTGAATCACTCCGGGAATTGCGGCGAAAACCCGGCTCTTGTAGCGAGGTGAAGGTGGCTGCAGCAGACCCTTTAAACCTGGTTGACATTGTGGTGCCAGGAAAACGAGTTCCCGCCGTCCCCGGAAAGACCGTCACCTTTCGCAATGGCGCAGCAGTGACTGCGGAGCCAGAATTGGACAATACGAAGGAAGCAGAGGCTGAGGCAAATGAAATCGCGGCGGATGAAATCGCAAGTGCTCGACTCTTTGCCTCTCAGCCAAGACCGCTGAGACAATTGCCATTGGAGATTGCCGGTGCCTGA